In a single window of the Homalodisca vitripennis isolate AUS2020 unplaced genomic scaffold, UT_GWSS_2.1 ScUCBcl_9966;HRSCAF=18633, whole genome shotgun sequence genome:
- the LOC124374770 gene encoding uncharacterized protein LOC124374770 — protein MGISPASWTVVSVVLVSYIKASNPGVTAESSSSEEFFFNNVVPFFGSPTTSKPSFIEDIENFFGVREEERLFAKEKDIFDQMKKDEEFFFRKETVRRMGKSVKQESGQEDAQVVTQGSRYCNCQGMYCGCCTSVKLLGRESFRGCLEMEYVKNDFAIFITLTINGHVILTRVVSGRNPLPFCARTPYVPLVSFCIRLYDIHHNPRGLSLCVRLEVTSMRQILFSLSFDCIKIEDHRISFLMPTNATTFGVVGLHMGDTDPYISYLDWTKLHFPLPEVSSITPRQPSTPCPTNAQETFYFGSFDQIGPLRRRH, from the exons ATGGGCATCTCGCCAGCCTCTTGGACAGTTGTTTCAGTTGTCTTGGTATCGTACATTAAGGCCTCGAACCCTGGAG TCACCGCTGAATCATCATCGTCAGAAGAGTTCTTCTTCAACAACGTCGTCCCTTTCTTCGGCTCTCCGACCACATCAAAGCCGTCCTTCATAGAAGACATTGAGAACTTCTTTGGGGTTCGGGAGGAGGAGAGGCTATTCGCGAAGGAGAAAGATATCTTCGACCAGATGAAGAAGGACGAAGAGTTCTTCTTCAGGAAGGAGACGGTGAGGAGGATGGGCAAAAGTGTGAAGCAGGAATCGGGACAAGAGGATGCTCAGGTGGTGACCCAAGGTAGCCGCTACTGCAACTGCCAGGGGATGTACTGCGGCTGCTGCACTTCCGTGAAGCTACTAGGGAGAGAGAGCTTCAGGG GTTGCCTTGAAATGGAGTACGTCAAGAATGACTTCGCCATCTTCATCACTTTGACAATCAACGGCCACGTGATACTCACCAGGGTGGTGTCAG GTAGAAATCCTCTGCCATTCTGCGCTAGGACACCGTACGTGCCTCTGGTGTCCTTCTGTATACGACTGTACGACATCCATCACAACCCACGGGGACTGAGTCTCTGCGTGCGACTGGAG GTGACATCCATGCGTCAGATCCTCTTCTCGCTGAGTTTCGACTGCATCAAGATCGAAGATCACCGGATCTCGTTTTTGATGCCGACCAACGCCACTACCTTCGGGGTGGTCGGTCTCCACATGGGAGATACCGACCCCTACATCTCGTACTTGGACTGGACTAAGCTGCACTTTCCTCTGCCTGAGGTGTCCTCCATAACCCCTCGACAACCGTCTACTCCATGCCCCACCAACGCACAAGAAACGTTTTACTTTGGTTCCTTTGACCAGATCGGCCCTCTTCGTAGGAGACATTGA
- the LOC124374771 gene encoding uncharacterized protein LOC124374771, translating into MAVFPIAGSRPMPFCKQLGLGTAMGCLVIYNVRTDTPHDVTICLYMELRVGVHCVATIHLDCIRKIRRHIQFIPIPSHTRKGTVLDVHVLPNDTALTILKQEFHWVRAPESDSSSDSDSDSDSDSDSDSDDMDPDDEEDVNFQLPPKPERFHWLKRIFWWRHLIF; encoded by the exons GGAGTCGACCGATGCCCTTCTGCAAGCAGTTGGGCCTGGGGACCGCCATGGGTTGCCTGGTCATATACAACGTGAGGACGGATACTCCCCATGACGTCACCATCTGTCTGTACATGGAGCTGAGGGTGGGGGTACATTGTGTGGCCACCATACACCTGGACTGTATCCGCAAGATTCGTAGACACATACAGTTCATACCGATACCCTCACACACGCGCAAG GGAACGGTGCTCGACGTCCACGTGCTGCCGAACGACACGGCGCTGACTATCCTGAAACAAGAGTTCCACTGGGTCAGAGCCCCGGAGAGCGACAgcagcagtgacagtgacagtgacagtgatagTGATAGTGATAGTGACAGTGATGATATGGACCCAGACGATGAGGAAGATGTGAATTTCCAACTGCCCCCAAAACCAGAGAGGTTTCACTGGCTAAAACGTATTTTCTGGTGGCGACACTTAATATtttga